The Aneurinibacillus sp. REN35 genome window below encodes:
- a CDS encoding SpoIIAA family protein: MLLIHPSREESTVVVEFSGTATQDDAQRLDRHVKERFSEDEAFNILAIIQDIDGSTVKGMTSGIKFDAKRWKQFNKIAVVSEKKWLDTLTELSSYLPGIDSRHFEKDQLDEAWNWLVQ, encoded by the coding sequence ATGTTATTGATACATCCAAGCAGGGAGGAATCCACGGTTGTTGTTGAATTTAGCGGCACAGCGACACAGGACGATGCACAGAGATTGGATCGTCATGTGAAAGAGCGGTTCAGCGAAGATGAAGCATTCAATATCCTTGCCATTATTCAGGATATAGACGGATCTACCGTAAAGGGGATGACGAGCGGAATCAAATTTGATGCAAAGCGCTGGAAGCAATTCAATAAAATTGCGGTGGTAAGCGAAAAAAAATGGCTCGATACATTGACGGAGCTTAGCAGTTATCTGCCTGGAATTGACTCCAGACATTTTGAGAAGGACCAGCTCGATGAAGCATGGAACTGGCTCGTGCAGTAA
- a CDS encoding hemolysin family protein — METVINLLLVAFLILATAFFVGAEFSVIRVRPTRINQLAMEGSKSAVAVQRILDNLDGYLSACQLGITVTALGLGWLGEPTVHHLLQPLFLDYNVPEQLANTLSFILAFSLITFLHVVLGELAPKTVAIQKAEWLSLLLARPLIVFYKIMYPFIWTLNGSAGLFIRLFGMKPAGEHEHAHSEEELRLILAQSLESGEINTSEFTYMNNIFKFDERVAREIMVPRTEMACLFAEDSLAEHLQTIRQEGRTRYPIVQEDKDHVIGIIHTKELFMKYLENPDVDITKMMRPVLFVNEATPIETLLKNMQKRRTSLAILIDEYGGTSGLVTMEDILEEIVGEIRDEFDVNERPPIEKVGENTYILDNKVLLTEVEELTGIAADEEYDTVGGWVAAHMSSMEEGRHITVDGWKFTIREVEGVQIKQVEIMRMPTPEQKAEE; from the coding sequence ATGGAAACAGTTATTAACTTACTTTTGGTCGCATTTTTAATTCTTGCTACGGCATTTTTTGTTGGTGCCGAATTCTCAGTGATTAGGGTGCGGCCGACCCGGATTAATCAATTGGCAATGGAAGGAAGTAAATCAGCTGTTGCCGTACAGCGTATTCTTGATAACTTAGACGGATATTTATCCGCCTGTCAGCTTGGGATTACGGTTACGGCGTTAGGGTTAGGCTGGCTGGGTGAGCCGACTGTTCACCATCTGCTGCAGCCGCTGTTTTTGGATTACAATGTACCTGAGCAGTTGGCCAACACACTTTCTTTTATTTTAGCTTTTTCATTGATTACATTTCTTCATGTGGTGCTAGGGGAGCTTGCACCGAAGACGGTAGCCATCCAAAAAGCGGAGTGGTTGAGTCTGCTGCTGGCTCGCCCGCTCATTGTTTTCTATAAAATCATGTATCCGTTCATTTGGACACTGAACGGCTCAGCTGGTTTGTTTATTCGTCTATTCGGCATGAAACCCGCCGGTGAGCATGAGCATGCACACTCGGAGGAAGAGCTTCGTTTGATTCTTGCTCAGAGCTTAGAGAGTGGCGAGATCAATACGTCTGAATTTACGTACATGAATAATATCTTTAAATTTGATGAACGTGTAGCGCGTGAAATTATGGTGCCGCGTACCGAGATGGCGTGCTTGTTTGCAGAAGACAGTTTAGCTGAGCACCTCCAAACGATCCGGCAGGAAGGGCGCACGCGTTACCCTATCGTACAGGAAGACAAGGATCATGTTATCGGTATTATCCACACAAAAGAATTATTTATGAAATACCTAGAAAACCCTGATGTGGATATTACAAAAATGATGCGGCCTGTATTGTTTGTCAATGAGGCCACACCAATCGAAACCTTGTTGAAGAATATGCAGAAAAGAAGAACCTCTCTTGCGATCCTAATCGATGAGTACGGCGGAACGTCTGGACTTGTCACGATGGAAGATATTCTTGAAGAAATCGTAGGCGAGATCCGGGATGAGTTCGATGTCAATGAACGTCCACCGATTGAAAAGGTAGGTGAGAATACGTACATTCTTGACAACAAAGTGCTGTTAACAGAAGTTGAAGAACTAACAGGGATTGCAGCAGACGAAGAATATGACACGGTTGGTGGCTGGGTAGCTGCCCACATGAGCAGTATGGAAGAGGGACGGCATATAACGGTAGATGGCTGGAAGTTTACGATTAGGGAAGTCGAAGGTGTACAGATCAAGCAGGTAGAGATCATGCGCATGCCGACACCAGAGCAGAAAGCGGAAGAGTAA
- the eno gene encoding phosphopyruvate hydratase produces the protein MTIISDIYAREVLDSRGNPTVEVEVYLESGAMGRAMVPSGASTGAHEAVELRDGEKGRYLGKGVLKAVDNVNNIIAPELEGFDALDQVGIDQLLLELDGTENKGKLGANAILGVSMAVARAAAEALGVPLYAYLGGFNAKTLPTPMMNILNGGAHADNNVDIQEFMVMPVGAESFAHALRMGAEVFHNLKAVLKEKGLNTAVGDEGGFAPNLASNEEALQTIIEAIEKAGYKSGEDIMLALDVASTEVYKDGKYELAGEGITKTTDEMIDYLEMLVNKYPIISIEDGLAEDDWEGWNKLTQRIGDRVQLVGDDLFVTNTTRLSQGIEQGTANSILIKVNQIGTLTETFDAIEMAKRAGYTAVISHRSGETEDSIIADIAVATNAGQIKTGAPSRTDRVAKYNQLLRIEDELAYISKYAGRSAFYNVK, from the coding sequence ATGACGATCATTTCTGACATTTATGCACGCGAAGTATTAGATTCCCGTGGGAATCCGACGGTAGAGGTAGAAGTATACCTTGAATCCGGTGCAATGGGCCGCGCAATGGTGCCGTCTGGCGCTTCCACTGGTGCACATGAAGCCGTAGAACTTCGTGATGGTGAGAAAGGCCGATATTTGGGCAAAGGCGTATTAAAAGCAGTGGATAATGTAAACAACATTATCGCACCTGAACTTGAAGGCTTCGACGCACTTGATCAAGTAGGAATCGATCAGTTGCTGCTTGAGCTTGATGGAACTGAAAACAAAGGAAAACTAGGGGCCAATGCTATTCTGGGCGTATCAATGGCGGTGGCTCGCGCGGCTGCAGAAGCACTTGGTGTTCCGCTGTATGCATACCTTGGTGGCTTCAATGCCAAGACACTTCCAACGCCGATGATGAATATCCTTAACGGTGGCGCGCATGCAGATAACAATGTGGACATTCAGGAGTTCATGGTTATGCCGGTTGGCGCAGAAAGCTTCGCTCATGCGCTGCGCATGGGTGCCGAAGTATTCCACAATCTCAAAGCCGTACTGAAAGAAAAAGGATTAAACACGGCAGTAGGCGACGAAGGCGGCTTCGCTCCGAATCTCGCTTCAAATGAAGAAGCGCTGCAAACAATCATTGAAGCAATTGAAAAAGCAGGCTATAAGTCAGGCGAGGATATTATGCTCGCGCTTGATGTAGCTTCTACGGAAGTATATAAAGACGGTAAGTATGAACTGGCTGGTGAAGGTATTACGAAGACAACTGACGAGATGATTGACTATCTAGAGATGCTGGTAAACAAATATCCGATCATCTCCATCGAAGACGGTCTGGCTGAGGATGACTGGGAAGGCTGGAACAAGCTGACACAGCGTATTGGTGACCGCGTACAATTGGTGGGTGACGACCTGTTTGTAACGAATACAACACGTCTCTCCCAAGGGATTGAGCAAGGAACAGCGAACTCCATTCTCATTAAAGTAAATCAAATTGGTACATTGACAGAGACGTTCGATGCGATTGAAATGGCAAAGCGTGCGGGTTATACAGCAGTTATCTCGCATCGTTCCGGTGAGACAGAAGACTCCATCATTGCCGATATTGCTGTGGCGACGAACGCAGGTCAAATTAAAACCGGCGCTCCATCTCGTACAGATCGGGTAGCAAAATACAATCAGCTTCTTCGCATTGAAGATGAGCTTGCATACATCAGCAAATATGCAGGTCGTTCCGCATTTTACAATGTAAAATAA
- a CDS encoding Fur family transcriptional regulator, translating to MNGNIIDTAIARIKERGGRVTVQRLAIINVLMRLDHPTAEEIYQFMQDDFPTLSFTTVYNTLKSLKELGVVHEHYQDERSRFEITEESHHHFHCIACDKLVDIEPDMISLRLKPEVESEYSPVESRVTLEGICKSCREQKEGQS from the coding sequence ATGAACGGAAACATTATCGATACGGCCATTGCCCGGATCAAAGAACGCGGCGGTCGTGTAACTGTACAGCGGCTGGCCATCATTAATGTATTGATGCGCCTAGATCATCCGACAGCTGAAGAGATTTATCAGTTCATGCAGGATGATTTTCCGACCCTGTCATTTACGACAGTATATAATACCTTGAAGTCATTGAAGGAGCTTGGTGTTGTGCATGAGCACTATCAGGATGAACGCTCCCGCTTCGAGATTACGGAAGAATCCCATCATCATTTTCACTGTATAGCCTGTGATAAGTTAGTCGATATCGAGCCGGACATGATTTCACTCCGACTTAAGCCTGAGGTAGAATCAGAGTATTCTCCCGTCGAATCCAGAGTTACGCTTGAGGGTATCTGTAAAAGCTGTCGGGAACAAAAAGAAGGACAATCTTGA
- the secG gene encoding preprotein translocase subunit SecG, with the protein MAIFLKIVLVIVSILLIGVVLLQSGKSAGLSGAISGGAEQIMGKAKARGIDALLNKLTIILAVLFMVISIAVAYFLR; encoded by the coding sequence ATGGCAATATTTTTAAAGATCGTACTTGTAATTGTTTCAATTTTGCTTATCGGAGTTGTACTGCTCCAATCCGGTAAAAGCGCGGGTCTTTCCGGAGCAATTTCGGGCGGAGCTGAACAGATTATGGGGAAAGCAAAGGCTCGGGGTATTGATGCCCTGTTGAATAAATTGACGATTATTCTCGCGGTATTGTTTATGGTCATATCCATTGCTGTCGCATACTTCCTGCGTTAA
- the ypfJ gene encoding KPN_02809 family neutral zinc metallopeptidase — MQWRGRRGSSNVEDRRGRGGRTLVGGGIGGIVILLIITLLGGNPADLLNNIATTGSETPVAYEETKQEKELAEFVSVVLADTEDVWTEVFKKEGLVYKKPTLVLYTGSVQSACGTAGSSVGPFYCPGDQKLYIDLSFYDELQRKFQAPGDFAMAYVIAHEVGHHVQTLLGTSEKLAANRQRLTQEQYNQYSVRFELQADYLAGVWAHHAQGMNVLEEGDLEEALTAASAVGDDTIQKKAQGYVVPESFTHGMSEQRKRWFYKGFQSGTLQNGDTFNAKDL; from the coding sequence ATGCAGTGGAGGGGAAGACGGGGAAGCTCAAATGTTGAAGATCGAAGGGGTAGAGGAGGAAGAACGCTCGTCGGTGGCGGAATTGGCGGTATCGTCATCTTACTGATCATTACGTTACTTGGGGGCAATCCAGCCGACCTTTTAAACAATATAGCGACTACAGGCTCCGAGACTCCTGTTGCTTATGAGGAAACCAAACAGGAAAAGGAGCTTGCGGAATTCGTCTCTGTCGTTCTTGCCGATACAGAGGATGTGTGGACTGAAGTTTTCAAGAAGGAGGGCTTGGTCTATAAGAAGCCAACCCTTGTGCTATATACAGGCAGCGTTCAGTCCGCCTGTGGGACAGCCGGTTCATCCGTTGGACCCTTTTATTGTCCGGGCGATCAAAAGCTGTACATTGACCTGAGCTTTTACGATGAACTGCAGCGCAAGTTTCAGGCTCCCGGAGACTTTGCGATGGCGTATGTAATCGCACATGAAGTCGGACACCATGTGCAAACTCTTTTAGGAACGAGCGAAAAGCTCGCCGCCAATCGGCAGCGGCTGACACAGGAACAGTACAATCAATATTCAGTCCGCTTTGAGCTGCAGGCTGATTACTTAGCCGGTGTATGGGCGCATCACGCGCAGGGAATGAACGTGCTTGAAGAAGGGGATCTTGAAGAGGCTCTGACAGCGGCAAGCGCCGTTGGGGATGATACGATTCAGAAGAAGGCACAGGGATATGTGGTGCCAGAGAGTTTTACCCATGGAATGTCCGAGCAGAGGAAGCGTTGGTTCTATAAAGGCTTCCAATCCGGTACGCTGCAGAATGGCGACACGTTTAATGCGAAGGATTTATAA
- the rnr gene encoding ribonuclease R, with translation MAIEADILRFMREQASRPMTVKELEEAFEIEGAEAFKTFIKVLNQLEDTGQVIRTRTNRYGVPEKMNLIRGRLQAHAKGFGFVLPDEEGTPDIYIHANDMNGAMNRDIVLARLNQNAKGPRLEGEIVRIVERANNTVVGTYQDEKHYGFVVTDDKRITKDIFIPKGASLGAVDGHKVVVEITRYPETGRGNPEGRVVEILGHKNDPGVDILSIIRKYGLPETFPEEVMHEAEAVPDTINEKEMEGRRDLRERVMVTIDGADAKDLDDAVSIETLENGNYRLGVHIADVSYYVTEGSELDVEAFRRGTSVYLVDRVIPMLPHRLSNGICSLNPKVDRLTLTCDMEIDDEGNVVKHDIYESVIRTNERMTYSDVYKILEEDDAALKERYADLIPHFEAMKDLALRLRGFRMERGAIDFDFGEAKIMVDPEGHPTEVRMRDRTIAERMIEEFMLKANETVAEHFHWMNVPFIYRIHEDPDGDRLQTFLEFVTNFGYFVRGKATDIHPRTLQTLLEQAKDTPEETVISKVMLRSMKQAKYAAENQGHFGLAAEFYTHFTSPIRRYPDLIVHRMIRESLKKGGFTPERIEEWNARMPEVAQQSSERERNAVDAERETDDLKKAEYMLQHMDEEFDGLVSSVASFGMFVELPNTIEGMVHISYLTDDYYDFHEKQYALIGQRTGRMFRIGDEIRVKVVNVNVDDHTIDFEVVGLKRSNKTASRGGEGRKAKVIPAEKSERKHRGKGKPAKGKDNPFWMDAVEKKKNKKNSVPKSVKKKKKKK, from the coding sequence GTGGCAATAGAAGCTGATATTTTGCGTTTCATGCGCGAACAGGCAAGTCGTCCCATGACAGTAAAAGAACTTGAAGAGGCATTTGAAATCGAAGGTGCCGAAGCGTTTAAGACATTCATTAAAGTATTGAATCAACTTGAAGATACAGGGCAGGTTATCCGAACGCGTACCAACCGTTATGGTGTCCCTGAGAAAATGAACTTAATCCGAGGACGCCTGCAGGCGCATGCCAAAGGCTTTGGTTTTGTTCTGCCGGATGAAGAGGGAACGCCGGACATTTATATTCATGCCAATGATATGAACGGTGCAATGAACCGGGATATCGTATTGGCACGATTGAATCAGAATGCCAAAGGTCCGCGGCTTGAGGGCGAGATCGTGCGCATTGTGGAGCGGGCCAATAATACAGTTGTCGGTACGTACCAGGATGAGAAGCATTATGGTTTTGTTGTGACCGATGATAAGCGTATTACAAAAGATATTTTTATTCCAAAAGGCGCATCATTAGGAGCGGTGGATGGACACAAGGTTGTTGTAGAAATCACGCGGTATCCAGAGACAGGAAGAGGAAATCCAGAAGGCCGGGTCGTGGAGATTCTAGGGCATAAAAATGATCCGGGCGTCGATATCCTATCCATCATTCGCAAATACGGCCTGCCGGAGACATTCCCAGAGGAAGTCATGCATGAAGCGGAAGCTGTGCCTGATACAATTAACGAAAAGGAAATGGAGGGACGACGTGACCTTCGTGAGCGGGTCATGGTTACCATTGATGGCGCGGACGCCAAGGACTTAGATGATGCCGTGTCCATCGAGACGCTTGAGAATGGCAACTATCGGTTGGGCGTTCACATTGCCGATGTAAGCTATTATGTTACGGAAGGCTCTGAGTTGGATGTAGAAGCGTTTCGTCGGGGGACCAGTGTGTATTTGGTGGATCGCGTCATTCCTATGCTTCCCCACCGTCTCTCAAACGGCATCTGCAGCTTGAATCCAAAAGTTGATCGTCTAACACTGACGTGTGATATGGAGATTGATGATGAGGGCAATGTGGTTAAGCACGATATTTATGAAAGTGTGATTCGCACAAATGAGCGGATGACGTATTCGGATGTATACAAAATTCTTGAAGAGGACGACGCTGCCTTAAAGGAACGTTATGCTGATCTAATTCCGCATTTTGAGGCGATGAAGGACCTAGCGCTTCGCCTACGTGGATTTCGTATGGAGCGGGGCGCGATCGACTTTGATTTCGGCGAAGCCAAAATTATGGTTGACCCGGAAGGGCATCCGACGGAAGTGCGCATGCGTGACCGTACCATTGCTGAGCGGATGATTGAAGAGTTTATGCTGAAAGCCAATGAAACGGTGGCCGAGCATTTTCACTGGATGAATGTGCCGTTTATTTACCGGATTCATGAAGACCCCGATGGTGATCGTCTACAGACGTTTCTTGAGTTTGTTACGAACTTCGGCTACTTCGTGCGGGGCAAAGCGACGGACATTCATCCGCGCACACTGCAAACGCTGCTCGAGCAGGCGAAGGATACGCCGGAGGAGACGGTCATCTCCAAAGTAATGCTGCGCTCGATGAAGCAGGCGAAATATGCAGCCGAAAACCAAGGGCATTTCGGCTTGGCGGCAGAATTCTATACACACTTCACATCCCCGATTCGCCGTTATCCGGACTTAATTGTACATCGTATGATTCGTGAGTCGCTGAAGAAAGGCGGATTTACGCCGGAGCGTATAGAGGAATGGAATGCCCGGATGCCTGAGGTGGCCCAGCAATCATCCGAGCGTGAACGCAATGCGGTAGATGCAGAACGTGAGACCGATGATCTGAAGAAGGCTGAATATATGCTGCAGCATATGGATGAAGAGTTTGACGGCCTCGTCAGCAGCGTCGCTTCATTCGGCATGTTCGTAGAGCTTCCGAATACAATCGAAGGCATGGTTCACATTAGCTATCTGACTGACGACTATTATGATTTCCATGAGAAGCAGTATGCGCTGATCGGCCAGCGAACGGGGCGGATGTTCCGTATTGGGGATGAGATTCGCGTCAAAGTCGTTAATGTTAATGTGGATGATCATACGATTGATTTTGAAGTGGTTGGACTTAAGCGAAGCAACAAGACCGCAAGTCGTGGCGGTGAAGGTCGCAAAGCGAAGGTGATTCCGGCAGAGAAAAGCGAGCGCAAGCACCGCGGCAAAGGAAAGCCAGCAAAGGGCAAGGACAACCCTTTCTGGATGGATGCGGTTGAGAAAAAGAAAAACAAGAAAAACAGCGTACCGAAATCAGTGAAAAAGAAGAAAAAGAAAAAATAA
- a CDS encoding alpha/beta hydrolase, whose amino-acid sequence MKHLLFFFTLEERTMCMIGCLLIHGFTGSPYEVEPIAQRFADRGWRIEMPILAGHEGHNLPLKQVTWQDWVRSAEDVLKDMLLTCERIYVVGFSMGGLIAAHLAARYPIDKLVLLSASLFYINPRQLFTDAATIIKKHFSSTVDAKEAYRRYVNKAKTTPPRAVIHFRHLVKILKQELPQVTTPTLIIQGGKDDLVEPRSAEHIYRTIRSAEKHLHILPESKHIICHDCEQEQLLALIEDFLDPSYKKVEGEVQREG is encoded by the coding sequence GTGAAGCACTTGCTGTTTTTCTTTACCCTTGAAGAGAGGACGATGTGTATGATCGGCTGCTTGTTGATTCATGGTTTTACCGGAAGTCCATATGAAGTTGAACCGATTGCCCAGAGGTTTGCCGACCGCGGCTGGCGGATTGAAATGCCGATACTCGCTGGGCACGAGGGACATAATCTGCCCCTCAAACAGGTAACATGGCAGGATTGGGTGCGGTCAGCTGAAGATGTGCTAAAGGATATGCTGCTCACCTGTGAGCGTATCTATGTCGTTGGTTTCTCCATGGGTGGGTTAATTGCTGCGCATCTGGCGGCACGCTATCCCATTGATAAGCTGGTGCTACTGAGTGCCAGTCTGTTCTATATTAATCCGCGTCAATTGTTTACCGATGCAGCTACGATTATTAAGAAACACTTCTCGTCAACTGTTGACGCCAAAGAAGCGTACCGGCGGTATGTAAATAAAGCAAAGACGACGCCGCCGCGAGCGGTCATTCATTTCCGTCATCTTGTCAAAATATTAAAACAAGAGCTTCCACAGGTTACTACGCCGACACTTATTATTCAGGGGGGGAAGGATGACCTTGTAGAGCCACGTAGTGCAGAACATATATACCGTACGATTCGTTCCGCCGAAAAACATCTGCATATACTTCCTGAATCCAAACATATTATTTGTCATGATTGCGAGCAGGAGCAATTGCTTGCATTGATTGAGGATTTTCTCGACCCCTCATATAAGAAGGTCGAAGGAGAGGTGCAACGTGAAGGCTAA
- a CDS encoding alpha/beta hydrolase, whose product MKAKPRSPETFFYSGGSLGLLLLHGFTGSTAEMQLMGRFFHKLGYTVYAPLLAGHGTTPEDMAKTRWPDWWQSAVDGYDFIKRTGCEKVAVAGLSMGGVLTMRLAYHRDPSALVMLNAPVDVRDKRIRWARYMHYVRPYIPRAGAKASHIESELFPYHHSPVACIASLWQLINVVKKEMGRVTTPALVIQSTHDETVEPYSGDYIYSHIGSHYKEIKHYHKSGHIITLDKEREHVFRDTADFLEKIFGKV is encoded by the coding sequence GTGAAGGCTAAACCGAGGTCTCCGGAAACATTTTTCTATTCGGGCGGCAGTCTAGGTTTGCTTTTGCTGCATGGGTTTACCGGCAGTACGGCTGAAATGCAGCTCATGGGCCGGTTTTTTCATAAGCTTGGCTATACGGTGTATGCCCCGCTGCTGGCCGGGCATGGAACAACGCCGGAGGACATGGCGAAAACAAGGTGGCCTGATTGGTGGCAGAGTGCTGTCGATGGGTATGATTTTATAAAGCGTACAGGCTGCGAGAAAGTTGCCGTAGCCGGTCTGTCGATGGGTGGAGTGCTTACGATGCGGCTTGCATATCATCGTGATCCTTCCGCCCTTGTCATGCTGAATGCGCCGGTCGATGTGCGGGATAAGCGCATCCGCTGGGCGCGGTATATGCATTATGTGCGGCCCTATATACCTCGTGCTGGGGCGAAGGCTTCCCATATTGAATCCGAGCTGTTTCCTTATCACCATAGCCCAGTAGCCTGCATCGCAAGCCTTTGGCAGCTCATTAATGTGGTAAAGAAAGAGATGGGGCGCGTGACCACCCCAGCGCTTGTGATTCAGTCTACTCATGATGAGACAGTGGAGCCGTACAGCGGCGATTATATTTATTCCCATATTGGTTCACACTATAAAGAAATCAAACATTACCATAAATCCGGCCATATTATTACACTGGATAAGGAACGGGAGCATGTTTTTCGAGATACGGCTGATTTTTTGGAGAAGATCTTTGGTAAGGTATAA
- the smpB gene encoding SsrA-binding protein SmpB → MSKEGIKVVAQNKKARHDYFIEETYEAGIVLTGTEIKSIRQGRVNLKEGYAGIRNGEAWLYNVHINEYEQGNRYNHDPVRVRKLLLHRGEINKLLGQTKVQGYALVPLRMYLKGGFCKVEIGLAKGKKNYDKRDSIKKRDAQREVQRALRDRNR, encoded by the coding sequence ATGAGCAAAGAAGGAATCAAAGTAGTAGCACAAAACAAAAAAGCGCGCCACGATTATTTCATCGAAGAGACGTATGAAGCCGGTATTGTGCTTACCGGAACGGAAATCAAATCCATTCGCCAGGGACGAGTGAATTTGAAGGAAGGATATGCGGGCATTCGCAACGGAGAAGCCTGGCTTTATAATGTGCATATCAATGAATATGAGCAGGGAAATCGGTATAACCATGATCCGGTACGGGTCCGCAAATTGCTGCTGCATCGAGGAGAGATCAATAAGCTTCTTGGACAGACGAAAGTACAGGGGTATGCCCTTGTGCCGCTGCGTATGTATTTGAAGGGCGGCTTCTGTAAAGTGGAAATCGGTCTGGCCAAGGGCAAGAAGAATTATGACAAGCGCGACTCGATCAAAAAGCGTGATGCGCAGCGTGAAGTACAGCGTGCCCTGCGCGACCGGAACAGGTAA
- the gpmI gene encoding 2,3-bisphosphoglycerate-independent phosphoglycerate mutase, translated as MNRPKPVALIIMDGFGYREETYGNAIRQANTPNFNKYWSSYPHTLLGASGLAVGLPEGQMGNSEVGHLNLGAGRVVYQDLTRVSKEIKEGAFFENETLLKAVHHARDNNTALHLYGLLSDGGVHSHIKHLFALLQLAKQENVDRVYIHAFLDGRDVAPDSAVGYVKELQEKINEYGIGRIATVQGRYYAMDRDKRWERTEKSYRAMVYGEGPKFTDPIEAVRESYERSVYDEFVMPTVITEANGEPVATVKDNDSVIFFNFRPDRAIQLSQVFTNEDFRGFERGEKCPQNIFFVCMTKFSESVQGYVAYKPANLDNTLGEVLAQNNLRQLRIAETEKYPHVTFFFSGGREAEFEGETRILINSPKVATYDLQPEMSIYEVTDSLLKEIEQETQDVIILNFANCDMVGHSGMMEPTIKAVEAVDECMGRVVESITAKGGVALVTADHGNADLMLDNEGNPITSHSTYPVPFILTKQGAVLREGGILADISPTILKLLGIEQPKEMTGTPLY; from the coding sequence ATGAATCGACCCAAACCAGTAGCACTCATTATTATGGACGGATTTGGATATAGAGAAGAAACATACGGCAACGCCATTAGACAGGCCAACACGCCGAATTTCAACAAATACTGGAGCAGCTACCCGCATACGCTGCTTGGTGCAAGCGGCTTGGCCGTAGGACTTCCTGAAGGTCAGATGGGCAACTCGGAAGTGGGGCATTTGAATCTTGGCGCCGGACGTGTTGTCTATCAAGACTTAACCCGTGTGTCAAAAGAAATTAAAGAAGGCGCCTTTTTTGAGAATGAGACGCTGCTAAAAGCTGTGCACCATGCGCGTGATAACAATACTGCGCTTCATCTGTACGGCCTGCTATCGGATGGCGGTGTACACAGCCATATCAAGCATTTATTTGCACTGCTGCAGTTAGCCAAGCAGGAGAATGTAGATCGCGTGTACATTCATGCGTTCCTAGATGGACGCGATGTAGCTCCGGACAGCGCAGTTGGTTATGTTAAGGAATTGCAGGAGAAGATCAATGAATACGGTATTGGCCGCATTGCGACGGTGCAGGGCCGTTATTATGCAATGGACCGCGATAAGCGTTGGGAGCGTACAGAGAAATCGTACCGCGCAATGGTATATGGAGAAGGGCCGAAGTTTACCGACCCGATTGAAGCTGTACGTGAATCGTATGAGCGCAGCGTGTATGATGAATTCGTTATGCCTACGGTCATTACGGAGGCCAATGGTGAGCCTGTAGCGACCGTCAAAGACAATGATAGCGTGATTTTCTTCAACTTCCGTCCCGACCGCGCGATTCAGCTTTCACAGGTGTTTACGAACGAGGACTTCCGCGGTTTTGAGCGCGGTGAAAAATGTCCGCAGAATATCTTCTTCGTCTGCATGACCAAATTCAGTGAAAGCGTGCAGGGATATGTTGCATATAAGCCGGCAAATCTTGATAATACATTAGGTGAAGTGCTGGCACAGAATAACCTGCGTCAGCTTCGGATTGCAGAGACGGAGAAGTATCCGCACGTCACGTTCTTCTTTAGCGGCGGTCGTGAAGCCGAATTTGAAGGGGAGACGCGGATTCTCATCAATTCGCCGAAAGTTGCTACGTATGACCTGCAGCCGGAGATGAGTATTTATGAAGTAACGGATTCCTTGTTAAAAGAAATCGAACAGGAAACCCAGGATGTAATCATCTTAAACTTTGCCAACTGCGATATGGTAGGCCACTCAGGTATGATGGAGCCGACCATCAAAGCGGTTGAAGCGGTGGATGAATGTATGGGTAGAGTAGTTGAATCCATCACAGCCAAAGGCGGGGTAGCGCTTGTAACCGCCGACCATGGGAATGCGGACCTGATGCTTGATAATGAAGGGAATCCGATTACCTCGCACAGTACGTATCCGGTACCGTTCATTCTAACCAAACAGGGAGCGGTGCTGCGCGAAGGCGGCATTCTTGCCGATATCTCACCGACCATTCTGAAGCTGCTCGGCATCGAACAGCCGAAGGAAATGACAGGAACACCATTGTATTAG